One genomic segment of Pristiophorus japonicus isolate sPriJap1 chromosome 8, sPriJap1.hap1, whole genome shotgun sequence includes these proteins:
- the ccn1 gene encoding CCN family member 1 — MIHFTALAVLTVCLAKAMASCPSGCQCPQEMPRCAPGVSLVLEGCGCCRVCAQQLNEDCSRAQPCDHTKGLECNFGASPSALQGICRARSEGRPCEYNSKIYQNGEIFQPNCKHQCTCIDGAVGCVPLCPQELSLPNMGCLSPRLVKVPGRCCEEWVCDGSKAEADDVGDVFSQETVAKSWWSQPLYNNELLALLKGGFKRLPAWRPKCFVQTTEWSQCSRTCGTGISTRVTNDNPDCKLRKESRLCDIRPCDQPTIANLKKGKKCYRTKKSSAAVHFTYAGCASVKRYRSKHCGSCVDGRCCTPQQTRTVRARFRCEDGETFTKNIMMIHSCRCHYNCPHHNEASNPYVMLHNDIHKFLD; from the exons ATGATCCATTTTACAGCACTTGCTGTCCTCACTGTCTGTCTTGCTAAG GCGATGGCCAGCTGTCCCTCGGGATGTCAGTGCCCTCAGGAGATGCCAAGGTGTGCCCCGGGAGTCAGCCTGGTCCTGGAGGGTTGTGGATGTTGCCGGGTCTGCGCGCAGCAGCTCAACGAAGATTGTAGCAGAGCCCAGCCCTGCGACCACACCAAGGGGCTGGAGTGCAACTTTGGCGCCAGCCCCAGCGCCCTTCAGGGGATCTGCAGAG CGAGATCGGAAGGGAGGCCCTGTGAATACAACAGCAAGATTTACCAGAACGGGGAGATTTTCCAGCCCAATTGCAAGCACCAGTGCACGTGTATCGACGGGGCGGTGGGCTGTGTACCACTCTGCCCTCAGGAGTTGTCGCTGCCCAACATGGGCTGCCTGAGCCCGCGGCTGGTCAAGGTACCAGGTCGGTGCTGCGAGGAATGGGTCTGCGATGGGAGCAAGGCGGAGGCTGACGACGTGGGAGATGTCTTCAGTCAGGAGACCGTGGCGAAGTCATGGTGGAGCCAGCCGCTCTACAACAATGAACTGCTTGCTCTGCTCAAAGGAGGGTTCAAGAGACTACCTG CTTGGAGACCCAAGTGTTTTGTTCAGACAACCGAATGGTCCCAGTGTTCCAGGACCTGTGGCACAGGTATCTCCACAAGAGTCACCAACGACAACCCCGACTGCAAGCTTCGAAAAGAGTCAAGACTCTGTGACATCCGACCTTGCGACCAGCCAACGATTGCTAACCTCAAG AAAGGAAAGAAGTGCTACAGAACCAAGAAATCCAGTGCAGCGGTACACTTCACCTACGCGGGGTGTGCCAGTGTGAAGAGATACCGTTCTAAGCACTGCGGCTCGTGTGTCGATGGGCGTTGCTGCACCCCCCAACAGACCCGCACGGTACGGGCACGTTTCCGCTGTGAGGATGGCGAGACCTTCACCAAGAACATAATGATGATCCATTCCTGCCGATGTCACTACAACTGTCCCCATCACAACGAGGCCTCCAACCCTTATGTCATGTTACACAATGACATCCACAAGTTCCTAGATTGA